A part of Manduca sexta isolate Smith_Timp_Sample1 chromosome 10, JHU_Msex_v1.0, whole genome shotgun sequence genomic DNA contains:
- the LOC115452158 gene encoding histone acetyltransferase KAT6B isoform X4 yields the protein MCEPDDVGKDVWKRWILEAIHKIRSQKQRPSVERICHAIRQHHNYHEDVVSERLERAVREGVVLKVYNKGQSSYKDPGGLQNKTLRLTPDSDVSRAVAKAVRELGERDGSTLKTIERHLHQAYQVTLDGEVDVRNVLRAAAKRAVARGLLTHHAGAYKATDRPLTTSDRPSKQKKQSSDSPEKQVQGVPVCTECLGTDARNRLGAVEALICCSQCKSYAHPTCLNQLDHLSQTTIKASRWSCGECAWCESRGGGGGGGAACSACGAAGAGWAARCSGRCGAHVHPACAPLPWRCDSCPHNNRTSSAGTPKGRKPKTPRRIDSDEEPSDEGKRLPPGVTEADAEVFNQARSTAGVLEPESPAPAHPSHPAHPAHQGPAPVPPPRCPSAIEFGQWEIETWYSSPFPQEYARLPKLFLCEFCLKYAKSRAVLMRHLDKCLWRHPPATEIYRCGDISVFEVDGNANKIYCQNLCLLAKLFLDHKTLYYDVEPFLFYVLTKNDSKGCHLVGYFSKEKHCQQKYNVSCIMTMPQYQRQGYGRFLIHFSYLLSKEEGQPGTPEKPLSDLGRVSYHAYWKSVILEYLYDHKDKPFTFEDVAHSTGMHMNDIAVTFQLLGFVRYIPNNETMKLGLCIDWNRVDNHVKKVRSKPRLEIDPECLRWTPLLAPTINPFRSPEEASIDQETENEDMKTESEDTATEPEMPTPKVEPKAKAKSEKEISETPVEVTSSGRRRTRPLKYSETTYQTTPTLSDVSRKRKREPNRKISECVEDKKEEEPPTRQRSKSVARSRVSQSGENNVQRSRRQSIKEPNYASDSQESQEELDAIVSTPVVNSIKKAKRKFAWKGRPRKRQKVNKSPRTASPVVKKVKVSDNKAEVNEYKTDGSTEPEAVANAEEVKNSNNQVEDKSAPKKNSDASSEDSSGEADDEMDVEDREERRSIASKPASPRNVEENSTDHHTSDMELDSIHMDSPKSLAEKDQVIKETASDKPEKDTSEDKKEEELATESGVAVAQDETACEPEETKNNETQSPNKALDDKETIIISESDDNNSQSCPLPSPKPNSVVPVQQTSENKPKEVEEKESPSKVMPVVSTENAHIVLDPKVQDEVKPTKPSTDLIVPKINQIETAVVEAESETAKSPQLNVSPKKDSVINESPKQKKSPEKIDETACEKKGETRKETVIQQNNEDNKSVEKKSPNKIESIIQNLDPQRDSNNTNTLSTMKKPDPPKIDSFTEIDRSKLVNPITSKESDVPFRSDIMSTRKDEIIITRNVMDPSMQTYQQPIVSNSMTIQQINTAQHSYLNHRANVSKESQAVQTDKVVKTSEPNRIINNIAETPIVSKAATKLEVPHPISSPIINPVIPKVPNVADINFLPRCQSANAAVNLGLERTDLDTSFANNIQANLGGSINIVQTNSQDKNELNQKPREKSKLRDVRVNSAHSKLEKTDKKNKNDTPRSTPEPKMFFPEQNTAARKPETSVPINVINSVPVTSKVESKTINEAPKKQDFFKKEKSNGSKCENKNTSVKHDKSCTAQLNLKSDQSDLNKMLPKFKYDNELVPKADYAMNQIPNYHTTHGQYQWPPWDPARLQGSWEHKNYLDKLQGFNLSHLDQMPKSPQKLHAKYDQKDYHNIAYGLSSSIYATTGLPHFKETKTVTSKASECSQKNECKPSKQSKTTTACQTQCEPKKSQSHANEAQIKQMMQRQVNKQQEVVTSCAEYRQSPQVTSPTCKTPFNQNGPCQEKTEIEKKSRQHSKKEESPKETSKEEMCEAVSPALQSMGVYTPDSTSNSVHSVQYPACELDVSQLGLESPTSIGSDLASPCSMMHMHPAPSPQYPHSSIHIPSIMSQPNQPTKQQKINRNRNSSGAGSGAGSASGGGGADSKQAALRGAATPPAPPARHRATPPAHHAHGGSSMQAGSGGGVGGVGAGGYQGGYLSFQQQQQYHAGGWAPSCSLAKLQQMADAPQHHPPHQMVVGAGAAAVSVLDDVWSHSQYAQQASTPPSGGAAAGVGGVGAVGGVGGVSGHYHAAAAKYYAPVHNQLDSPRNARNASSNLGPMQHMQMAGGSRMSPNLNTHIISQYGLNGYRVPPQQQFNNLQMMNVQPGVQYPGADPRAQQSNVYAYGYINPPPPPLAMQPLNSTMRR from the exons CAGGTACAGGGTGTGCCAGTATGCACCGAGTGCCTGGGCACGGATGCCAGAAACAGGCTTGGGGCAGTAGAGGCGCTGATATGCTGCTCCCAGTGCAAATCTTATGCGCATCCTACATGCCTCAATCAGCTGGATCATCTGTCACAGACTACTATCaag GCGTCGCGCTGGTCGTGCGGCGAGTGCGCGTGGTGCGAGTcgcgcggcgggggcggcggcgggggcgcggcgtgcagcgcgtgcggcgcggcgggcgcggggtgGGCGGCGCGCTGCTCGGGCCGCTGCGGCGCGCACGTGCACCCCGCCTGCGCGCCGCTGCCCTGGCGCTGCGACTCCTGTCCGCACAACAACAG AACCTCCTCTGCTGGCACGCCGAAGGGCAGGAAACCGAAGACTCCGCGCCGCATCGATTCGGACGAGGAGCCATCCGACG AGGGTAAGAGATTACCGCCGGGTGTTACGGAGGCGGACGCGGAGGTGTTCAACCAGGCGCGCAGCACGGCGGGGGTGCTGGAGCCGGAGTCGCCTGCGCCGGCGCACCCCTCGCACCCGGCGCACCCCGCGCACCAGGGCCCGGCGCCGGTGCCGCCTCCTCGGTGTCCCTCCGCTATCGAGTTTGGTCAGTGGGAAATCGAGACGTGGTATTCGAGTCCATTCCCGCAAGAATATGCCAG ACTACCCAAACTATTCCTGTGCGAGTTTTGCCTTAAATATGCCAAGAGTCGAGCTGTGCTCATGAGGCATCTAGACAAGTGCCTATGGCGGCATCCGCCCGCCACCGAGATATACCGATGCGGAGACATATCGGTGTTCGAAGTGGACGGCAACGCCAACAAAATATACTGTCAGAACTTGTGCCTACTCGCAAAATTGTTCCTAGACCACAAGACTTTGTATTACGACGTGGAACCGTTCTTGTTCTACGTACTTACCAAGAATGACAGCAAGGGTTGTCATCTGGTTGGATATTTTTCCAAGGAGAAGCATTGTCAGCAGAAATACAATGTGTCGTGTATAATGACGATGCCACAGTACCAGAGACAAGGCTACGGGAGGTTTCTCATCCATTTTA GTTATTTACTATCCAAAGAAGAGGGTCAACCGGGAACACCAGAAAAACCATTATCGGATCTTGGGAGAGTGTCGTATCATGCATATTGGAAGTCTGTTATATTGGAATATTTGTATGACCACAAAGATAAACCTTTTACTTTTGAAGATGTGGCTCATAGCACTGGCATGCATATGAACGACATAGCAGTGACATTCCAATTGCTTGGTTTTGTAAGATACATCCCAAATAATGAGACAATGAAGTTAGGACTGTGTATAGATTGGAATAGGGTGGATAATCATGTAAAGAAAGTACGAAGCAAACCCAGGTTAGAAATAGATCCTGAGTGTTTGAGATGGACTCCACTATTGGCGCCAACGATCAATCCATTTAGATCGCCTGAAGAGGCGTCGATTGATCAAGAGACTGAAAATGAGGATATGAAGACAGAAAGCGAAGATACGGCCACGGAACCGGAAATGCCAACGCCAAAAGTAGAACCTAAAGCGAAGGCTAAGTCTGAAAAAGAAATCTCAGAAACACCAGTTGAAGTCACTTCTTCTGGGAGACGGCGCACAAGACCTCTCAAATATAGTGAAACTACGTATCAGACGACACCGACACTTAGTGACGTTAGTCGGAAGAGAAAGCGAGAGCCAAACCGAAAGATTTCTGAATGTGTTGAGGACAAGAAGGAAGAAGAACCTCCAACAAGGCAGAGGAGTAAAAGTGTTGCAAGATCTAGAGTCTCACAGAGTGGAGAAAACAATGTGCAGAGAAGTAGGAGACAAAGTATTAAAGAACCTAATTACGCTTCAGATAGTCAAGAAAGCCAAGAAGAGCTTGACGCAATTGTTTCAACTCCTGTTGTGAACTCAATTAAGAAAGCAAAGAGAAAATTCGCTTGGAAAGGGCGGCCGAGGAAGCGACAGAAAGTCAATAAGAGTCCTAGAACTGCATCACCAGTTGTCAAGAAAGTAAAGGTCAGTGATAATAAAGCAGAAGTTAACGAGTATAAAACTGACGGCTCTACTGAACCAGAGGCTGTTGCTAACGCTGAAGAAGTTAAAAACTCTAATAACCAAGTTGAGGATAAATCCGCGCCAAAGAAAAATTCTGACGCTAGTTCTGAAGATTCTTCGGGCGAGGCTGATGATGAAATGGATGTCGAGGATAGGGAAGAAAGGCGAAGCATTGCCAGTAAACCGGCATCGCCGCGTAACGTCGAAGAGAATAGTACGGACCACCATACTAGTGACATGGAGCTTGATAGCATACATATGGACTCTCCCAAGTCTTTGGCCGAAAAAGATCAGGTTATAAAAGAAACTGCTTCAGACAAACCTGAAAAAGATACCAGTGAAGATAAAAAGGAAGAGGAATTAGCAACGGAGTCGGGGGTGGCTGTGGCGCAAGATGAAACCGCATGTGAACCTGAAGAAACGAAAAACAATGAAACGCAATCGCCAAATAAAGCTCTCGACGATAAGGAAACTATCATTATATCTGAGTCTGATGACAACAACAGTCAGAGTTGTCCTTTACCGTCACCAAAACCGAATTCTGTTGTGCCAGTGCAACAAACCAGTGAGAACAAGCCAAAGGAGGTTGAAGAAAAAGAGAGCCCATCCAAAGTGATGCCTGTGGTGTCCACAGAGAATGCGCACATAGTTTTGGATCCTAAAGTACAGGACGAAGTTAAACCAACAAAACCTTCCACTGATTTAATCGTTccgaaaataaatcaaattgaaaCTGCCGTTGTTGAAGCAGAATCTGAGACTGCGAAATCACCACAACTCAATGTTTCGCCAAAGAAAGATTCGGTCATAAATGAGTCTcctaaacagaagaaatcaccGGAGAAAATAGATGAGACAGCTTGCGAGAAAAAGGGCGAGACTAGAAAGGAAACTGTCATACAGCAGAATAACGAGGATAATAAATCCGTGGAAAAGAAGTCACCCAACAAAATCGaatcaattatacaaaatttagatCCTCAAAGAGATAGTAACAATACAAACACTTTGAGCACCATGAAGAAACCAGACCCTCCAAAGATAGACTCTTTTACAGAAATAGATAGAAGCAAACTTGTAAATCCAATTACTAGTAAGGAAAGTGACGTTCCGTTTCGGAGCGACATAATGAGTACGAGGAaagatgaaattattataactagaaACGTTATGGATCCGTCTATGCAGACTTACCAACAACCTATAGTCAGCAACTCTATGACGATACAACAAATTAATACGGCGCAACATTCGTACCTCAATCACAGAGCGAATGTGAGCAAAGAATCGCAGGCGGTACAGACGGATAAAGTTGTTAAAACTAGCGAACCAAATcgtattataaataacatagcCGAGACTCCTATAGTAAGCAAAGCTGCTACCAAGCTTGAAGTGCCGCATCCCATATCGTCACCTATAATAAACCCAGTTATACCAAAAGTGCCGAATGTTGCCGATATAAATTTTTTACCCCGATGTCAGAGCGCTAATGCGGCTGTTAATCTGGGACTAGAGAGGACGGATCTAGATACGAGCTTTGCTAATAATATCCAGGCTAATTTGGGCGGCTCCATCAACATAGTTCAAACTAATTCTCAAGACAAGAATGAGCTCAACCAAAAGCCGAGAGAGAAAAGTAAATTGCGTGACGTCAGAGTGAATTCAGCTCACAGTAAACTGGAAAAAACTGACAAGAAAAATAAGAACGACACGCCTAGAAGTACGCCCGAACCGAAGATGTTTTTTCCTGAACAAAACACAGCCGCGAGAAAGCCAGAGACGTCAGTCCCTATAAACGTGATAAACTCTGTGCCAGTCACCAGCAAAGTGGAGAGTAAAACGATCAACGAAGCTCCCAagaaacaagatttttttaagaaagaaaaatcCAACGGCTCCAAATGCGAAAACAAGAACACGTCTGTGAAACATGACAAAAGCTGTACGGCACAACTGAATTTGAAGTCTGACCAATCTGACTTAAATAAAATGCTTCCTAAGTTTAAATATGACAACGAATTAGTTCCCAAAGCTGATTACGCAATGAATCAAATACCTAACTATCACACGACGCACGGTCAGTACCAGTGGCCCCCTTGGGACCCGGCGAGATTGCAAGGTTCGTGGGagcataaaaactatttagacAAGTTGCAAGGATTTAATTTGTCACATTTAGACCAAATGCCGAAATCGCCACAGAAGCTACATGCCAAATATGATCAAAAAGATTATCACAATATTGCTTACGGTCTCAGCAGTAGTATATACGCGACGACAGGCCTTCCTCACTTCAAAGAAACGAAAACAGTGACGTCGAAAGCGTCGGAATGTTCTCAGAAAAACGAGTGCAAGCCGTCCAAGCAGTCTAAAACGACGACAGCATGCCAGACCCAGTGTGAGCCGAAAAAATCCCAGTCGCACGCGAATGAGGCTCAGATAAAACAGATGATGCAACGGCAAGTGAACAAGCAGCAGGAGGTAGTGACGAGCTGTGCGGAATACAGACAGAGTCCGCAGGTGACGTCGCCGACTTGCAAGACACCGTTCAACCAAAACGGGCCGTGTCAGGAGAAGACTGAGATAGAGAAGAAGTCCCGACAGCATTCGAAGAAGGAGGAATCTCCAAAAGAGACTAGTAAGGAGGAGATGTGTGAAGCTGTGAGTCCCGCGCTGCAGTCGATGGGTGTGTACACGCCGGACTCGACGAGCAACTCGGTTCATTCGGTGCAGTACCCCGCGTGCGAGCTGGATGTGAGTCAGTTGGGGCTAGAGTCGCCCACCAGCATCGGCTCAGACTTGGCGTCCCCATGCTCCATGATGCACATGCACCCCGCGCCGAGTCCTCAATATCCACACTCCTCGATACACATCCCGTCCATTATGAGTCAACCCAATCAGCCTACTAAGCAACAGAAGATTAACAGGAATAG GAACAGTTCGGGCGCGGGGTCTGGCGCGGGCTCCGcgtcgggcggcggcggcgcggacAGCAAGCAGGCGGCGCTGCGCGGCGCTGCCaccccgcccgcgccgcccgcccgaCACCGCGCCACGCCGCCCGCACACCACGCGCACG GCGGTTCGTCGATGCAGGCAGGGTCGGGCGGTGGCGTTGGCGGCGTCGGCGCGGGCGGGTACCAGGGCGGCTACCTGTCGTTCCAGCAGCAGCAACAGTACCACGCGGGCGGCTGGGCGCCCTCCTGCTCGCTCGCCAAGCTGCAGCAGATGGCAGACGCGCCGCAACACCACCCGCCACATCAG ATGGTAGTTGGCGCTGGCGCGGCGGCAGTGAGTGTGCTTGATGATGTTTGGTCACATTCGCAGTACGCGCAGCAGGCCAGCACGCCCCccagcggcggcgcggcggcgggcgtgGGCGGCGTCGGCGCGGTGGGCGGCGTCGGCGGCGTCAGTGGCCACTaccacgccgccgccgccaagTACTACGCGCCCGTGCACAACCAGCTCGACTCGCCCAGGAACGCACGGAATGCTTCCA GTAACCTGGGTCCAATGCAGCACATGCAGATGGCCGGAGGCTCGCGCATGTCCCCCAACTTGAACACGCACATCATCAGCCAGTATGGGTTGAACGGGTACCGCGTGCCGCCGCAGCAGCAGTTCAACAACTTGCAGATGATGAACGTGCAGCCCGGGGTTCAGTACCCAGGCGCGGACCCGCGCGCGCAGCAGTCCAACGTGTACGCGTACGGGTACATCaacccgccgccgccgcccctcGCCATGCAGCCGCTCAACTCCACCATGCGCCGGTAG